A genome region from Methanococcoides burtonii DSM 6242 includes the following:
- a CDS encoding restriction endonuclease subunit S, with the protein MTGKWKKCKLGDVLVLNYGKSLPERKRVEGKIPVYSSAGLTGYHNETLVNSEGLIIGRKGTVGKIYYSKTPFFCIDTAYYILPEETKYYLNFIYYLLKTIGLEELNEDSAVPRLNRNTAYSQDILLPPLPEQRAIASVLSSLDDKIDLLHRQNKTLEAMAETLFRQWFEEEADEGWEEGTLGDVASFHNGKKRPDDIIEGNIPIYGGNGILGYSDKSNNEGVTVIIGRVGAYCGSLYIERNPVWISDNALVAKPINKEHSSFLFFLLKSLQLNEIAEGSSHPLLTQNLLKSIQIILPPEHRIEPFVYQADTWFNKIDKNNKQIRTLEKLRDTLLSKLMSGEARVEYGVVEW; encoded by the coding sequence CCCTGTTTATAGTTCTGCTGGCTTAACAGGTTATCATAATGAAACATTAGTAAATTCTGAAGGATTAATTATTGGGCGAAAGGGAACTGTTGGTAAAATATATTATTCAAAAACCCCTTTTTTTTGCATTGATACCGCTTATTATATTTTACCTGAAGAAACGAAATATTATTTAAATTTTATTTATTATTTATTAAAAACAATTGGGCTTGAAGAACTTAATGAGGATAGTGCAGTTCCTAGATTAAATCGCAATACTGCTTACTCACAGGACATCCTCCTTCCCCCTCTCCCCGAACAGCGCGCTATCGCCTCAGTCCTTTCCAGCCTCGACGACAAGATAGACCTGCTCCACCGTCAGAACAAGACCCTCGAAGCCATGGCAGAAACGCTGTTCAGGCAGTGGTTTGAGGAGGAGGCGGATGAGGGGTGGGAGGAAGGCACACTGGGCGATGTTGCTTCTTTTCATAATGGCAAAAAAAGACCTGATGACATCATCGAAGGAAATATTCCTATTTATGGTGGAAACGGCATTTTAGGATATTCTGACAAATCAAACAATGAAGGTGTTACAGTTATCATTGGAAGAGTCGGGGCGTATTGCGGAAGTTTATACATAGAGCGCAATCCAGTATGGATATCTGATAATGCTTTGGTTGCAAAACCAATCAACAAAGAACATTCAAGCTTTTTGTTCTTCCTGTTGAAAAGCTTGCAACTAAATGAAATCGCAGAAGGATCAAGCCATCCACTGTTAACACAAAATTTACTTAAATCTATACAGATTATCCTACCACCGGAACATCGAATTGAACCGTTTGTTTATCAAGCAGATACCTGGTTTAATAAAATTGATAAGAACAATAAACAAATCCGCACCCTCGAAAAACTGCGGGATACACTGTTGTCTAAATTAATGAGTGGAGAAGCCAGAGTTGAATATGGGGTGGTGGAATGGTGA
- a CDS encoding virulence RhuM family protein gives MNNNHLSENQSDFILYTSNDGNVKVEVVLKDENIWLTQKAIGKLFGKSKATISEHIKKIYAEEELQMDSTVRNFRTVQAEGSRQVERDLEYYNLDAVISVGYRVNSYQATQFRIWATKILKEYIIKGFVLDDERLKQGNQVFGKDYFEELLERIREIRASERRFYQKITDIYALSADYDKNAPVTKEFFASVQNKLHWAITGKTAAEIIYDSADATKIHMGLTNWKQAPDGKIMKSDVSIAKNYLGEAHIRELNQIISAYLDLAENRAQRHILMKMQDWSKFLHSFLELSSYPILNDKGKVSGLEAKLKAEQEYEEYRVTQDKNYISDFDKEVRRIKEGKHDYK, from the coding sequence ATGAATAACAACCACCTTTCCGAAAACCAATCCGATTTTATTCTCTACACTTCAAATGACGGGAACGTAAAGGTAGAAGTTGTATTGAAGGATGAAAACATCTGGCTGACACAGAAAGCAATCGGTAAGCTGTTTGGAAAGTCAAAAGCGACAATTAGCGAGCATATTAAAAAAATATATGCAGAAGAGGAATTGCAGATGGATTCAACTGTTCGGAATTTCCGAACAGTTCAAGCGGAAGGATCGAGGCAAGTAGAAAGAGATTTAGAATACTACAACCTCGATGCCGTCATTTCAGTTGGCTACCGCGTAAACTCCTATCAGGCAACCCAATTTCGCATCTGGGCAACCAAAATACTGAAAGAATACATCATCAAGGGTTTTGTTTTGGATGATGAGCGACTGAAACAGGGCAATCAGGTTTTTGGCAAAGATTATTTCGAGGAACTGCTTGAGCGGATCAGGGAAATCCGTGCAAGCGAGCGGCGTTTTTACCAGAAGATCACTGACATCTACGCCCTTTCCGCAGATTATGATAAAAACGCACCGGTAACAAAGGAGTTCTTTGCTTCGGTTCAGAACAAACTCCACTGGGCAATCACCGGGAAAACGGCGGCAGAGATTATTTATGATTCCGCAGATGCAACAAAGATCCACATGGGTTTGACAAACTGGAAACAAGCACCTGACGGGAAAATAATGAAATCCGATGTTTCAATTGCTAAGAATTACCTGGGAGAAGCCCATATCAGGGAACTGAACCAGATTATCTCCGCATATCTCGATCTGGCGGAAAACCGGGCACAACGCCATATCCTTATGAAAATGCAGGACTGGAGTAAATTTCTCCATAGCTTTCTGGAATTATCCAGCTACCCGATACTAAATGACAAAGGTAAAGTCAGTGGACTGGAAGCAAAGCTGAAAGCTGAGCAGGAATACGAAGAATATCGTGTAACCCAGGATAAAAATTATATTTCTGATTTTGACAAAGAGGTACGGCGCATTAAGGAGGGTAAACATGACTACAAATAA
- a CDS encoding virulence RhuM family protein: MTTNKKIPDNQITVYQTSDGKINIEVLYADENIWLPQKRIAELFGCSADNISLHLKNIYKEKELDESATAEDLSVVQIEGDREVTRTVKCYSLEAIIAVGYRVNSERGIQFRQWAISILQQYIHKGFAIDSDRFKYGSRFSTRYFDDLLEEIRDIRSSERMLYQKITDIYATSIDYSPKAQDTQKFFAVVQNKLHFAITGQTAAEIINTRARSDKQNMGLTSWRKGPDGKIMPGDVAIAKNYLDKTELDHLNRIVTMYLDHAELQAIRNKPMYMKDWIGKLNAFLKFSEYEILTNAGQISHEVALALVSKEYEVFKKIQDKNYISDFDKEVRRIMEAKGDYK; the protein is encoded by the coding sequence ATGACTACAAATAAAAAAATACCCGACAACCAAATTACAGTCTATCAAACATCGGATGGGAAAATCAATATTGAAGTACTCTATGCCGATGAAAACATCTGGCTGCCACAAAAACGAATAGCAGAGCTATTCGGATGCAGCGCGGATAATATCTCTTTGCACCTTAAAAATATCTACAAAGAGAAGGAACTTGATGAATCGGCAACTGCCGAGGATCTCTCGGTAGTTCAAATTGAAGGTGATCGCGAAGTTACACGTACCGTAAAGTGCTATTCGCTTGAAGCCATTATAGCGGTGGGTTATAGGGTTAACTCAGAACGCGGCATACAGTTCAGGCAATGGGCAATTTCAATTCTTCAGCAATATATCCACAAAGGCTTTGCAATAGACAGCGACCGTTTCAAGTATGGTTCCCGTTTCAGCACACGCTATTTTGATGACTTACTCGAAGAAATTCGGGATATCCGTTCCAGTGAGCGGATGTTGTATCAGAAAATTACCGATATTTATGCCACTTCCATTGACTATTCCCCAAAAGCACAGGACACACAAAAATTCTTTGCAGTGGTACAGAACAAACTCCACTTTGCCATTACCGGACAGACCGCCGCGGAAATTATAAACACGCGAGCCAGAAGTGATAAGCAAAATATGGGATTGACATCATGGCGAAAGGGACCTGACGGTAAAATCATGCCAGGTGATGTTGCCATAGCAAAAAACTATCTGGATAAAACAGAACTTGATCATTTGAATCGCATAGTCACCATGTACCTTGATCATGCGGAATTACAGGCGATTCGTAATAAGCCAATGTACATGAAAGACTGGATTGGAAAACTGAATGCCTTCCTGAAGTTCAGTGAATACGAAATACTTACCAATGCCGGGCAGATCAGTCATGAAGTTGCTCTGGCTCTGGTCAGCAAAGAATATGAAGTATTCAAGAAAATTCAGGATAAAAATTATATTTCTGATTTTGACAAAGAGGTACGGCGCATTATGGAGGCTAAGGGTGACTACAAATAA
- a CDS encoding type I restriction endonuclease subunit R — translation MTTNKMTESAIEEFAIELLEHQGYQYIYAPDITPDSDTPERERFEDVLLSERLRKSIGRINPTIPADAREDAIRQIQRLNSPELIANNEAFHRMLTEGIKVSYQKDGADRGDLVWLVDFNDPENNEFLVTNQFTVIENNVNKRPDIILFVNGLPLVVIELKNPADENATVRSAFRQLQTYKQAISSLFAYNGFMVISDGLEAKSGSLSAGFSRFMAWKSSDGTVEASPLIGQLETLINGMLNKTTLLDLVRHFIVFEKSKKEDRTTGIITIQTVKKLATYHQYYAVNRAVESTLRASGYAAAKDWQIFGLHHESPESYGLPGVTEQPIGDRKGGVVWHTQGSGKSLSMVFYTGKIVLAMDNPTVVVITDRNDLDDQLFDTFAASKQLLRQEPVQAENRGHLKELLNVASGGVVFTTIQKFQPEEGNVYPKLSDRRNIIVIADEAHRTQYGFKAKTIDIKDEQGNVIGQKIVYGFAKYTRDALPNATYLGFTGTPIEKTDVNTPAVFGNYVDIYDISQAVEDGATVKIYYESRLAKIILSKEGKKLVSELDEELEKENLAETQKAKAKWTQLEALIGSEGRIRQIAQDIVTHFEQRKEVFEGKGMIVAMSRRIAADLYDEIIKIKPQWHNDDFKKGEIKIVMTSASSDGPKISKHHTTKEQRRALAERMKDPEDELKLVIVRDMWLTGFDVPCLHTMYIDKPMKGHTLMQAIARVNRVYKDKPGSLVVDYLGIASDLKEALSFYSDSGGKGDPAVLQESAVQLMLEKLEIVSQMFHGFSYEHYFAADTSTKLSIILAAEEHILGLENGKKRYIDEVTALSRAFSIAIPHEEAMDVKDEISFYQAIKARLVKFDSTGTGKTDEEIETAIRQVIDQALVTEQVIDVFDAAGIKKPDISILSEDFLLEVQNMEHKNIALEVLKKLLNDEIKARVKKNLVQSKSLMEMLEDSIKKYHNKVITAAEVIEELIELSKEIKRMDKEPLEMGLSEFEYAFYTAIADNDSARELMQKEKLRELAVVLFDKIKQNASIDWTIKESVRAKLKVIVKRTLRQYGYPPDLQALATETVLKQAELITDEITKGV, via the coding sequence GTGACTACAAATAAAATGACCGAATCCGCCATTGAGGAATTCGCCATCGAACTCCTCGAACATCAGGGCTACCAGTATATCTATGCCCCGGACATTACCCCGGATAGCGACACTCCGGAACGGGAACGGTTTGAAGATGTACTATTATCAGAGCGCCTGCGAAAATCCATTGGCAGGATCAATCCCACTATTCCGGCAGATGCGCGGGAGGACGCCATCAGGCAGATACAGCGCCTTAATTCGCCTGAACTTATCGCCAACAACGAGGCATTTCACAGGATGCTTACCGAGGGCATAAAGGTAAGTTATCAGAAAGACGGAGCCGACAGGGGCGATCTGGTCTGGCTCGTAGATTTTAACGATCCTGAAAACAACGAATTTCTTGTCACCAATCAATTCACTGTCATTGAAAATAATGTGAACAAACGGCCTGATATCATCCTTTTTGTTAACGGTCTGCCCCTGGTGGTTATCGAGCTGAAAAACCCTGCTGACGAGAACGCAACCGTAAGATCTGCATTCAGACAGTTGCAGACCTACAAACAGGCAATTTCATCTTTGTTTGCCTATAATGGTTTCATGGTCATCTCCGATGGTCTGGAGGCAAAATCAGGTTCTCTTTCCGCTGGTTTCAGCCGTTTTATGGCATGGAAAAGCTCAGACGGCACGGTTGAAGCCTCGCCTTTAATTGGTCAGTTGGAAACACTCATTAACGGGATGCTGAATAAAACAACTCTCTTGGATCTTGTCCGGCATTTCATTGTATTTGAAAAATCGAAAAAGGAAGACAGGACAACCGGCATTATAACTATTCAGACTGTAAAGAAACTCGCTACCTATCATCAGTACTATGCCGTTAACCGGGCGGTAGAATCGACACTCAGGGCATCGGGTTATGCTGCGGCGAAAGACTGGCAAATTTTCGGTCTACATCATGAGAGTCCCGAAAGTTATGGCTTGCCCGGGGTGACAGAACAACCCATTGGAGACAGAAAAGGCGGCGTGGTCTGGCATACACAGGGAAGTGGTAAATCCCTTTCCATGGTTTTCTACACCGGTAAGATCGTCCTGGCAATGGATAACCCCACCGTAGTTGTGATCACTGACAGAAACGACCTGGACGACCAGCTTTTTGATACCTTTGCCGCTTCAAAGCAACTTCTCAGGCAGGAACCTGTGCAGGCAGAAAACAGGGGGCATTTGAAAGAACTGCTAAACGTTGCATCGGGTGGCGTGGTATTTACCACCATCCAGAAATTCCAGCCCGAAGAAGGGAACGTTTACCCGAAACTATCGGACAGGAGAAATATCATTGTGATAGCTGACGAAGCCCACCGGACACAATACGGCTTCAAGGCAAAAACCATTGATATCAAGGATGAACAGGGAAACGTAATCGGTCAAAAGATCGTTTACGGTTTTGCGAAATACACACGCGACGCCCTGCCCAACGCAACTTACCTGGGTTTCACCGGTACGCCAATAGAAAAAACAGACGTGAACACGCCTGCTGTTTTTGGCAATTATGTTGACATTTATGATATATCCCAGGCTGTTGAGGACGGCGCCACGGTAAAAATCTATTACGAAAGCAGGTTGGCAAAAATCATTCTCAGCAAGGAAGGTAAAAAACTGGTCTCAGAACTGGATGAAGAACTGGAAAAAGAAAATCTTGCAGAAACCCAGAAAGCCAAAGCTAAATGGACACAACTGGAAGCCTTGATCGGCAGTGAAGGCCGAATAAGGCAGATCGCACAGGATATTGTAACTCATTTCGAGCAAAGAAAGGAAGTGTTCGAAGGCAAGGGAATGATCGTTGCAATGTCACGAAGGATAGCCGCTGACCTGTACGATGAAATTATCAAGATCAAGCCGCAATGGCACAACGATGACTTTAAAAAAGGCGAAATCAAGATTGTGATGACCTCTGCATCTTCTGACGGGCCCAAAATATCAAAACATCATACGACAAAAGAGCAGAGAAGAGCTTTAGCAGAACGGATGAAAGACCCGGAAGACGAATTGAAACTGGTCATCGTTCGGGACATGTGGCTAACGGGTTTTGATGTTCCATGTCTGCATACGATGTACATTGACAAGCCAATGAAAGGGCATACCCTTATGCAGGCAATTGCGCGGGTGAACAGAGTCTATAAAGACAAACCAGGTAGTCTGGTTGTTGATTATCTGGGAATAGCTTCTGACCTGAAAGAAGCCTTGTCTTTCTATTCTGACAGCGGCGGGAAAGGCGATCCTGCTGTCCTTCAGGAGAGTGCAGTTCAATTGATGCTGGAGAAACTGGAGATCGTATCCCAGATGTTTCATGGATTTTCCTACGAACATTACTTTGCAGCGGATACTTCTACGAAGTTGTCAATAATACTTGCAGCAGAAGAACATATTCTGGGTCTCGAAAACGGTAAAAAAAGGTACATCGATGAAGTAACTGCATTATCAAGAGCATTTTCCATAGCCATTCCACACGAGGAGGCAATGGATGTGAAGGATGAAATCTCGTTTTATCAAGCGATAAAAGCCAGACTTGTTAAATTTGACAGCACTGGAACAGGTAAAACAGACGAGGAGATTGAAACTGCAATCAGACAGGTTATCGATCAGGCCCTTGTTACTGAACAAGTGATAGACGTGTTTGATGCCGCAGGAATTAAAAAACCGGACATTTCCATATTATCAGAAGATTTTCTTTTAGAAGTCCAGAACATGGAACACAAAAATATAGCTCTGGAAGTTCTAAAAAAGTTGCTCAACGATGAAATAAAAGCCCGGGTAAAGAAGAACCTCGTTCAAAGCAAATCATTAATGGAAATGCTGGAAGATTCCATCAAGAAATATCATAACAAAGTTATAACTGCGGCTGAAGTCATTGAAGAATTGATTGAACTCAGTAAAGAGATAAAACGGATGGACAAAGAACCTTTAGAGATGGGTTTGTCTGAATTTGAATATGCGTTTTACACAGCAATCGCAGATAATGACAGTGCAAGAGAATTGATGCAAAAAGAGAAGTTACGGGAACTAGCGGTTGTTTTATTTGATAAAATCAAACAAAACGCGTCTATAGACTGGACGATTAAAGAAAGCGTCAGGGCCAAATTAAAAGTAATTGTAAAACGGACATTAAGACAATATGGCTATCCGCCGGATCTACAAGCACTCGCTACAGAAACAGTGCTTAAGCAGGCGGAATTGATCACCGATGAAATAACAAAGGGTGTTTGA